A part of Thermoleophilaceae bacterium genomic DNA contains:
- the sigJ gene encoding RNA polymerase sigma factor SigJ, translated as MTQAELVTAQFERQRPQLRGVAYRMLGSLSEADDAVQEAWLRLNRSDTEAVENLGGWLTTVVARVSLDMLRSRRSRREEYVGGPLPDPVIAAEDENDPEHEALLADSVGLALQVVLDQLSPPERLAFVLHDMFGVSFDEIGPIVDRTPAAARKLASRARNRVRGAAPVPDPDLGRQREVVNAFLAAARAGDFEGLLAVLDPDVVLRADAGAGQPELSGLVTGARGVAQRALIFSRVAADARPVLVNGAVGMVRMENGRLVNVAAFTVTNGKIVEIDIVADARRLRDFDARGLGA; from the coding sequence ATGACCCAGGCAGAACTCGTGACGGCGCAGTTCGAGCGGCAGCGGCCGCAGCTGCGCGGAGTGGCGTACCGGATGCTCGGTTCACTGAGCGAGGCGGACGACGCTGTGCAGGAGGCGTGGCTACGGCTCAACCGCTCGGACACCGAGGCGGTGGAGAACCTCGGCGGCTGGCTCACGACGGTGGTCGCCCGAGTGTCGCTCGACATGCTGCGCTCGAGGCGGTCGCGGCGCGAGGAGTACGTGGGGGGCCCGCTGCCCGACCCCGTGATCGCCGCTGAAGACGAGAACGATCCCGAGCACGAGGCGCTGCTCGCCGACTCGGTGGGGCTCGCCCTGCAGGTGGTGCTGGACCAGCTATCGCCGCCCGAGCGCCTCGCCTTCGTGCTGCACGACATGTTCGGCGTGTCGTTCGACGAGATCGGGCCGATCGTCGACCGCACGCCCGCCGCCGCGCGGAAGCTCGCGAGCCGCGCGCGCAATCGGGTGCGCGGCGCAGCTCCGGTTCCGGATCCCGACCTTGGTCGCCAGCGCGAGGTTGTGAACGCGTTCCTGGCCGCGGCACGAGCCGGCGACTTCGAGGGCCTGCTCGCCGTGCTCGATCCAGACGTGGTGCTGCGAGCGGACGCCGGCGCGGGTCAGCCGGAGCTGTCGGGCCTGGTGACGGGAGCGCGAGGCGTGGCCCAGCGTGCGCTGATCTTCTCGCGCGTGGCCGCGGATGCGCGCCCGGTGCTGGTGAACGGCGCTGTGGGAATGGTGCGGATGGAGAACGGACGCCTCGTGAACGTGGCGGCCTTCACGGTGACGAATGGGAAGATCGTCGAGATCGACATCGTTGCCGATGCCAGGCGGCTACGAGACTTCGACGCCCGCGGTCTCGGCGCCTGA
- a CDS encoding MFS transporter, with translation MQAPTAERSFLATRRGKLTLALLCSVAFIDFIDASIVNIALPSIRRALHVSVQDLQWVPSAYLLTYGGFMLLGGRFADLLGRRRVLVTGTAVIGLASLVGGFAQTGAVLIGARLVQGIGAALMLPAALSLLTTSFKEGSDRNTALGAWGGVGGLASAAGVLLGGALTEGPGWRWVLFVYPPVCIAVIVAIYALIPNDRRARAANFDLLGATLATSGMLLLVYALVKAPDVGWGATRTILELAGAAVLLAAFVVNEQRNRNPLLPLSIFRIRGLGAADATQLIAIAGFLAMFFFLTLYMQNVLGWSPMKTGVAYLPVCGVVAVVAGVTSQFVSRVGTRALIVSGALIAAGGVYWLSRIPVHGSYVSDLLPGLVIMSVGLGMVFVANTTAANAGVPADKAGLAAALLNASQQVGGALGLAIFSAIATSHTNHLLASGSSVPHALTSGFHRALLTSSLFLVAAAVIGLKATNTRGQAPEPAEAPVGHVEPAGSPAG, from the coding sequence ATGCAAGCACCAACCGCTGAACGCTCGTTCCTCGCCACGCGCCGCGGAAAGCTCACGCTCGCGCTGCTGTGCTCTGTGGCGTTCATCGACTTCATCGACGCATCGATCGTGAACATCGCGCTCCCGTCGATCAGGCGCGCGCTCCACGTGTCCGTGCAGGACCTGCAGTGGGTGCCGAGCGCATACCTGCTCACCTACGGCGGCTTCATGCTGCTCGGCGGGCGCTTCGCGGATCTGCTCGGACGCCGCCGGGTGCTCGTGACTGGCACGGCCGTGATCGGGCTGGCGTCGCTCGTCGGCGGCTTCGCGCAAACGGGGGCCGTGCTGATCGGCGCGCGGCTCGTTCAGGGGATTGGCGCCGCGCTGATGCTTCCGGCCGCCCTTTCGCTGCTCACCACCAGCTTCAAGGAAGGCTCCGACCGCAACACCGCTCTCGGCGCATGGGGCGGGGTGGGCGGGCTCGCTTCCGCCGCGGGCGTGCTGCTCGGCGGCGCGCTCACCGAAGGGCCCGGCTGGCGCTGGGTGCTGTTCGTGTACCCCCCGGTCTGCATCGCGGTGATCGTGGCGATCTACGCCCTCATCCCGAACGACCGCCGTGCCCGAGCCGCCAACTTCGACCTGCTCGGCGCCACGCTCGCAACCAGCGGCATGCTGCTCCTCGTCTACGCGCTGGTGAAGGCGCCGGACGTGGGCTGGGGCGCCACTCGCACGATCCTGGAGTTGGCCGGAGCCGCCGTGCTGCTCGCCGCGTTCGTCGTGAACGAGCAGCGCAACCGCAACCCGCTGCTGCCGCTCTCGATCTTCCGCATACGAGGTCTCGGGGCGGCCGACGCAACGCAGCTCATCGCGATCGCCGGCTTCCTCGCCATGTTCTTCTTCCTCACGCTGTACATGCAGAACGTGCTCGGCTGGTCCCCGATGAAGACGGGCGTGGCCTACCTGCCGGTGTGCGGTGTGGTGGCGGTGGTGGCGGGCGTGACCTCGCAGTTCGTGTCGCGCGTGGGCACGCGGGCGCTGATCGTGAGCGGAGCGCTGATCGCCGCCGGCGGTGTGTACTGGCTCTCGCGGATCCCGGTCCACGGGTCGTACGTGAGCGACCTTCTCCCCGGCCTCGTGATCATGTCGGTCGGGCTCGGCATGGTGTTCGTGGCCAACACCACGGCCGCGAACGCGGGCGTGCCGGCCGACAAGGCGGGCCTGGCGGCGGCGCTCCTAAACGCCTCGCAGCAGGTGGGCGGAGCGCTCGGCCTGGCGATCTTCTCGGCTATCGCCACGAGCCACACGAACCACCTGCTCGCGAGCGGGAGCTCGGTCCCTCACGCGCTCACCTCCGGATTTCACCGGGCGCTCCTAACGAGCAGCCTCTTCCTCGTGGCGGCAGCGGTGATCGGGCTGAAGGCGACAAACACCCGCGGGCAGGCTCCTGAGCCCGCGGAGGCGCCCGTCGGCCACGTCGAGCCGGCCGGGTCCCCCGCCGGCTAG